A window of the Oncorhynchus kisutch isolate 150728-3 linkage group LG12, Okis_V2, whole genome shotgun sequence genome harbors these coding sequences:
- the LOC109882291 gene encoding zinc finger protein 330, which yields MPKKKTGARKKAENRKEREKQTRANKGFVDVAKSPCNSAMECDKCQRRQKNRAFCYFCANVQKLPQCGQCGKTKCMKSSDCVIKHPGIHATGMGMVGAVCDFCEAWVCHGRKCLSTHACTCPLMDADCIECERCVWDHGGRVYRCSFCHNFLCEDDQFEHQASCQVLEAETYKCASCNRLGQHSCLRCKACFCDDHVKSKVFKQDKGKNPPCPKCGHETQETKDLSMSTRTTKFGRQSGADEDSYGYGGYGASGYDSYWKNVSSSGGGEGDQEDDGGDDDDDEEEEDEEEDEEEEEEDDEEEKEVADSLARLKIEGTPVIEAVP from the exons ATGCCGAAAAAGAAGACTGGTGCACGCAAGAAGGCAGAGAACCGCAAGGAACGGGAGAAACAGACTCGAGCCAACAAGGGCTTTGTTGACGTTGCAAAGTCCCCTTGCAATTCAGCAATG GAATGTGACAAATGCCAGAG ACGGCAGAAGAACAGAGCTTTCTGCTACTTCTGTGCAAACGTTCAGAAGCTGCCCCAGTGCGGTCAATGTG GCAAAACCAAATGCATGAAGTCATCAGACTGTGTCATCAAGCACCCAGGGATCCACGCTACGGGAATGGGCATGGTG GGGGCAGTGTGTGACTTCTGTGAGGCCTGGGTGTGCCACGGGAGAAAGTGCCTCAGTACCCACGCTTGCACATGTCCTCTCATGGATGCCGACTGTATCGAGTGTGAACGCTGTGTATGGGACCATG GGGGAAGGGTATACCGTTGCTCCTTCTGCCACAACTTCCTGTGTGAGGATGACCAGTTTGAGCACCAAGCCAGTTGCCAAGTCCTGGAGGCGGAGACTTACAAAT GTGCTTCCTGCAACAGATTAGGACAACACTCCTGCCTGCGTTGCAAG gcctGTTTCTGTGACGACCATGTGAAGAGTAAGGTGTTCAAACAGGACAAGGGTAAAAATCCTCCCTGCCCCAAGTGTGGTCATGAGACCCAGGAGACTAAGGACCTCAGCATGTCCA CCCGTACGACAAAGTTTGGCCGACAGAGTGGTGCTGACGAGGATAGCTACGGCTATGGAGGTTATGGAGCCTCCGGCTACGACTCCTACTGGAAGAACGTGTCATCGTccggaggaggggagggagaccagGAGGACGATGGCGGAGATGACGATgacgacgaggaggaggaggatgaggaggaagatgaggaggaggaggaggaggatgatgaggaggagaaagaggtagCTGACTCTCTGGCCCGTCTTAAAATTGAAGGGACCCCCGTGATCGAAGCAGTTCCCTAG